From the genome of Vicia villosa cultivar HV-30 ecotype Madison, WI linkage group LG2, Vvil1.0, whole genome shotgun sequence, one region includes:
- the LOC131652549 gene encoding TOM1-like protein 1, with product MSDNLMEKVNAFGEKLKIGGVEVGRKMTEGMTSMSFKVKEFFQGPNQVDKLVEDATSEAHEEPDWAMNLDLCDLVNTEKVSSVELIRGIKKRIVIKSPRVQYLALVLIETLVKNCEKAFSELAAERVLDEMVKLIDDPQTVVNNRNKALMMIEAWGESTGELRYLPVYEETYKSLRSRGIRFPGRDNESLAPIFTPPRSTSVPELPHVDDLPHEFQRDVTVQGFTPEQTKEAFDVARNSVELLSTVLSSSPQQDVLEDDLTSTLVQQCRRSQTTVQRIVETAGDNEALLFEALNVNDEILKVLTKYEELKPPPVAPLQPEPAMIPVAVEPDESPRHLDTKEDSLIRKPAGSRPGVQGGNNDDMMDDLDEMIFGSKVGDASGGGHDTKKQSSKDDLISF from the exons ATGAGTGACAATTTGATGGAAAAAGTGAACGCGTTCGGCGAAAAGCTAAAAATCGGCGGCGTCGAAGTTGGCCGGAAGATGACGGAAGGAATGACGTCGATGAGTTTCAAGGTGAAGGAATTCTTCCAAGGTCCAAACCAAGTCGACAAGCTCGTTGAAGACGCAACATCGGAGGCACACGAAGAGCCTGATTGGGCCATGAATCTTGATCTATGTGACCTAGTTAACACTGAGAAAGTTAGTAGTGTTGAATTGATCCGTGGAATTAAGAAACGGATCGTGATTAAAAGCCCTAGGGTTCAGTATTTGGCTTTGGTTTTGATTGAAACTcttgttaagaattgtgaaaaaGCGTTTTCTGAACTTGCTGCTGAGAGAGTGCTTGATGAGATGGTGAAGCTTATTGATGATCCTCAAACTGTTGTTAATAATCGGAATAAGGCTTTGATGATGATTGAAGCTTGGGGTGAGTCCACTGGTGAACTTCGGTATTTGCCTGTTTATGAAGAAACCTATAAG AGTTTGAGATCGAGGGGTATTAGGTTTCCTGGTCGTGATAATGAAAGCTTGGCTCCGATTTTCACTCCTCCACGGTCGACTTCTGTACCGGAGCTGCCTCATGTGGATGATCTTCCACACGAGTTTCAACGTGATGTTACTGTGCAGGGTTTTACGCCGGAACAGAcaaaggaagcgtttgatgttgCGAGGAATAGCGTTGAACTTCTTTCGACTGTGTTATCGTCTTCACCGCAACAAGATGTTTTGGAG GATGATTTGACCAGCACACTTGTACAGCAGTGTCGTCGCTCCCAAACTACTGTCCAGCGAATTGTCGAAACTGCTGGGGACAATGAAGCACTTCTTTTTGAGGCCTTGAATGTTAATGATGAGATTCTCAAGGTTCTTACCAAGTATGAGGAGTTGAAACCACCTCCAGTTGCCCCCCTTCAACCTGAACCAGCTATGATACCCGTTGCTGTTGAGCCAGATGAGTCACCTCGTCATCTTGATACTAAAGAGGACTCCTTGATTAGAAAGCCAGCTGGATCAAGACCTGGGGTCCAGGGAGGAAACAACGATGACATGATGGATGATCTTGATGAGATGATATTTGGGAGTAAAGTTGGGGATGCATCAGGTGGAGGACATGACACAAAGAAGCAATCTTCTAAAGATGATCTCATCTCATTCTAA
- the LOC131652550 gene encoding transcriptional repressor ILP1, with the protein MSTAKSRNFRRRADTNDDEDTSSAPTTFPSKPPAPKPKKPQVPKLLSFADDEETDNTETLRPRSSKPHHRVSKSSSSHKITTHKDRISHSPSPSNVQPQAGTYTKEALRELQKNTRTLVTPSTASRPISSNSDAKPSSEPVIVLKGLLKPVTSQRESDESDSEDREEFEAKFSSVGIQNKKDALIPDEETIKAIRAKRERLRQARPPAPDYISLDGGSNHGAAEGLSDEEPEFRGRIAMFGEKGEEGKKGVFEDVDERGVDERFKGVGDVVVEVEEEDEEERMWEEEQFRKGLGKRMDEGPSRVGGGGGDVPVVQVAQQPSFVGPSAATVYGAVPNVAAYMNTSIGGAIPAAPALDAIPISQQAEIAKKALLDNVRRLKESHGRTMSSLNQTDENLSASLLKITDLENSLVVADEKYKFMQKLRNYVSNICDFLQHKAFYIEELEDQMKKLHEDRASAIFEKRATNNDDEMIEVEAAVKAAMSVLSRKGDNVEAARSAAQDAFAAVRKQRDLPVKLDEFGRDLNREKRMKMIVMAKARQSRRSKAFDSKKLASMEIDDHKVEGESSTDESDSESQAYQSQRDLVLQAADEIFSDASEEYSQLSLVKKRMEEWKREYSSSYNDAYISLSLPLVFSPYVRLELLRWDPLHKGLDFQDMKWYKLLFTYGLPEDGKDFVHDDGDADLELVPNLVEKVALPILHYEVSHCWDMLSQHETMNAIAATKLIVQHVSHESEALAELLVLIRTRLADAVTNLTVPTWSPLVLAAVPDAAQVAAYRFGVSVRLLRNICLWKDIFAMPVLEKLALDELLYAKVLPHCRSISENVQDAITRTERIIASLSGVWAGPSVTADRNRKLQPLVAYVLSLGRILERRNMPENDLARRLKKILVDLDEYDHARNMARTFHLKEAL; encoded by the exons ATGTCCACCGCCAAATCCCGCAACTTCCGCCGCCGTGCAGACACCAACGACGACGAAGACACCTCTTCCGCTCCCACCACCTTCCCTTCTAAACCCCCCGCCCCAAAGCCTAAGAAGCCCCAAGTCCCCAAGCTTCTCAGCTTCGCCGACGACGAAGAAACCGACAACACCGAAACCCTCCGCCCTCGCTCCTCCAAACCCCACCACCGCGTCTCCAAATCCTCCTCCTCTCACAAAATCACCACTCACAAAGACCGAATTTCACACTCCCCTTCTCCTTCCAATGTTCAACCACAAGCCGGAACCTACACCAAAGAAGCACTTCGGGAGCTTCAGAAGAATACCCGAACCCTAGTTACTCCCAGTACTGCCTCTCGTCCTATTTCTTCCAATTCCGATGCTAAACCCTCCTCTGAACCTGTCATTGTTTTAAAAGGTCTCCTTAAACCAGTGACTTCGCAACGCGAATCGGATGAATCGGATTCTGAAGATAGGGAAGAGTTTGAGGCTAAATTTTCTTCGGTTGGTATTCAAAATAAGAAAGACGCGCTTATTCCTGATGAAGAGACCATTAAAGCTATTAGAGCAAAGCGGGAGCGGCTTCGGCAGGCGCGGCCGCCTGCGCCGGATTATATCTCATTGGACGGTGGAAGCAATCATGGCGCTGCAGAGGGATTGAGTGACGAGGAACCGGAGTTTAGAGGTCGCATTGCCATGTTTGGGGAGAAGGGAGAAGAAGGGAAGAAGGGTGTTTTTGAGGATGTGGATGAGAGGGGTGTTGATGAGAGGTTTAAAGGGGTAGGAGATGTGGTGGTGGAAGTGGAGGAGGAAGATGAGGAGGAGAGGATGTGGGAAGAAGAGCAGTTTAGGAAAGGTTTGGGGAAGAGAATGGATGAAGGGCCTTCTAGGgtgggtggtggtggtggtgatgtTCCTGTTGTGCAAGTTGCTCAACAGCCCAGTTTTGTTGGTCCTTCTGCTGCAACTGTGTATGGTGCAGTTCCAAATGTAGCAGCATACATGAATACCAGCATTGGAGGAGCAATCCCAGCAGCACCGGCTTTGGATGCCATCCCTATATCTCAACAAGCCGAGATTGCAAAAAAGGCTTTGCTAGACAATGTTAGGAGGCTTAAG GAATCACATGGAAGAACAATGTCATCATTGAACCAAACAGATGAAAACTTGTCTGCCTCCCTTTTGAAGATTACTGATCTTGAAAACTCATTAGTGGTAGCTGACGAGAAGTACAAATTTATGCAAAAGCTCCGAAATTATGTCTCAAACATATGCGATTTCTTACAG CATAAAGCTTTCTACATTGAAGAACTTGAAGATCAGATGAAGAAACTTCACGAAGATCGAGCATCagccatttttgaaaaaagagccaCTAACAATGACGATGAAATGATTGAGGTAGAAGCAGCTGTGAAAGCTGCCATGTCAGTTTTAAGCCGGAAAGGTGACAACGTGGAGGCTGCCAGAAGTGCAGCTCAGGACGCATTTGCTGCAGTGAGAAAACAAAGAGACTTACCAGTTAAGTTAGATGAGTTTGGTAGAGATTTAAATCGTGAGAAACGGATGAAAATGATAGTTATGGCCAAGGCTCGTCAAAGCAGGAGGTCTAAAGCTTTTGATTCTAAAAAGCTGGCATCCATGGAAATAGATGATCATAAAGTAGAGGGTGAATCAAGCACAGATGAGAGTGATAGTGAGAGCCAAGCATATCAGTCACAGCGTGATTTAGTGCTGCAGGCTGCTGATGAGATTTTCAGTGATGCTTCCGAGGAATATAGTCAATTATCCCTGGTCAAAAAGAGAATGGAAGAATGGAAAAGGGAGTATTCGTCAAGCTATAATGATGCTTATATTTCATTAAGTCTTCCACTGGTCTTCTCTCCATATGTGAGATTGGAACTCCTGAGATGGGACCCACTTCACAAGGGTTTAGATTTTCAAGATATGAAATG GTATAAATTGTTATTCACTTACGGTTTGCCTGAAGATGGAAAAGATTTTGTTCACGATGATGGAGATGCTGACCTTGAGCTTGTCCCAAATTTGGTAGAAAAGGTTGCACTTCCTATTCTCCATTATGAAGTTTCCCATTGCTGGGACATGCTTAGTCAACACGAAACAATGAATGCTATTGCTGCTACAAAATTGATTGTGCAACATGTGTCCCATGAAAGTGAAGCTCTTGCAGAACTTCTAGTTTTGATCCGTACACGTCTAGCTGATGCTGTTACTAATCTTACG GTCCCTACATGGAGTCCACTAGTGCTAGCTGCTGTTCCAGACGCTGCACAAGTTGCAGCATATCGATTTGGTGTGTCTGTTCGATTATTGAGAAATATTTGCTTGTGGAAGGACATATTTGCAATGCCAGTGTTAGAAAAGCTTGCTCTAGATGAACTTTTGTACGCAAAAGTTCTACCTCATTGTAGAAGCATATCAGAAAATGTTCAAGATGCAATAACAAGAACAGAACGGATTATTGCTTCCCTATCTGGTGTTTGGGCTGGCCCTAGTGTCACTGCAGACAGAAA CCGCAAATTGCAGCCCCTGGTGGCTTATGTGCTGTCACTTGGAAGGATTCTGGAGAGAAGAAATATGCCAGAGAATGATCTAGCTCGTCGATTGAAAAAAATACTGGTGGACCTCGATGAATATGACCATGCCAGGAACATGGCCAGAACCTTCCATCTCAAGGAGGCATTATGA